Proteins co-encoded in one Setaria viridis chromosome 9, Setaria_viridis_v4.0, whole genome shotgun sequence genomic window:
- the LOC117839084 gene encoding protein DETOXIFICATION 40 produces MAGGAAGASKLESPLLAAATASHAGSGHGVEAVSGRLESILSDASLPWGRRMSAATLVEMRLLVRLAAPAVVVYMINYLMSMSTQIFSGHLGTLELAAASLGNTGIQVFAYGLMLGMGSAVETLCGQAYGAHKYDMLGVYLQRSTVLLMATGVPLAVLYAFSRPILVLLGESPEIASAAAVFVYGLVPQIFAYAANFPIQKFLQAQSIMAPSAYISAATLAAHLALSYLVVYKLGLGLLGASLMLSVSWWAIVVAQFVYIVTSRRCRLTWTGFSWQAFSGLPSFFKLSLASAVMLCLETWYFQILVLIAGLLKDPELALASLSVCMTISGWVFMISVGFNAAASVRVSNELGAGNPKSAAFSVLVVTVLSFILSVIISVVILLCRDYISYIFTEGEDVSRAVSQLTPLLAFTLILNGIQPVLSGVAVGCGWQAFVAYVNVGCYYVVGIPLGCLLGFYFDLGAAGIWSGMIGGTLMQTLILIWVTFRTNWVKEVEEAQKRLNKWEEKSPLLLD; encoded by the exons AtggcgggtggcgccgccggggcgAGCAAGCTGGAGAGCCCGCTGCTAGCCGCGGCGACGGCCAGCCACGCCGGCAGCGGGCACGGGGTGGAGGCGGTGAGCGGGCGGCTGGAGAGCATCCTGAGCGACGCGTCCTTGCCGTGGGGCCGCCGGATGTCCGCGGCGACGCTGGTGGAGATGCGCCTGCTGGTGcggctggcggcgccggcggtggtggtgtaCATGATCAACTACCTCATGTCCATGTCGACGCAGATCTTCTCCGGCCACCTCGGCACgctcgagctcgccgccgcgtcgctggGGAACACGGGCATCCAGGTCTTCGCCTACGGCCTCATG CTGGGCATGGGGAGCGCGGTGGAGACGCTGTGCGGGCAAGCCTACGGCGCGCACAAGTACGACATGCTGGGCGTCTACCTGCAGCGCTCGACGGTGCTGCTCATGGCGACGGGCGTTCCGCTCGCCGTCCTCTACGCCTTCTCCCGCCCGatcctcgtcctcctcggcgAGTCCCCGGAGatcgcgtccgccgccgccgtcttcgtcTACGGCCTCGTCCCGCAGATCTTCGCGTACGCCGCCAACTTCCCCATCCAGAAGTTCCTGCAGGCGCAGAGCATCATGGCGCCCAGCGCCTACATCTCCGCCGCCACGCTCGCCGCCCACCTCGCCCTCAGCTACCTCGTCGTCTACAAGCTCGGCCTGGGGCTCCTGGGCGCCTCGCTCATGCTCAGCGTCAGCTGGTGGGCCATCGTCGTCGCGCAGTTCGTCTACATCGTCACCAGCCGCCGGTGCAGGCTCACGTGGACGGGGTTCTCGTGGCAGGCATTCTCCGGCctgcccagcttcttcaagcTCTCGCTCGCATCCGCCGTCATGCTCTGCCTCGAGACCTGGTACTTCCAGATACTCGTGCTCATCGCTGGACTCCTCAAGGACCCCGAGCTTGCGTTGGCATCGCTCTCTGTCTG CATGACAATCTCAGGGTGGGTGTTCATGATCTCGGTTGGGTTCAATGCAGCTGCCAG TGTCCGGGTGAGCAATGAGCTTGGCGCCGGCAACCCCAAGTCGGCGGCGTTCTCCGTCTTGGTGGTGACGGTGCTGTCATTCATCCTGTCGGTGATCATCTCCGTCGTCATCCTGCTCTGCCGGGACTACATCAGCTACATCTTCACCGAGGGCGAGGACGTGTCACGGGCAGTGTCCCAACTGACGCCACTGCTGGCTTTCACTCTCATCCTCAACGGCATCCAGCCCGTCCTCTCCG GGGTGGCCGTGGGGTGCGGATGGCAAGCGTTCGTCGCGTACGTTAACGTCGGCTGCTACTACGTCGTCGGCATCCCCCTCGGGTGCCTCCTCGGCTTCTACTTCGACCTCGGAGCGGCG GGCATTTGGAGCGGCATGATTGGTGGCACACTGATGCAGACCTTGATCCTGATCTGGGTTACATTCAGGACCAACTGGGTCAAAGAG GTGGAAGAAGCGCAGAAAAGATTAAACAAGTGGGAAGAAAAATCTCCCCTATTGCTAGATTAA
- the LOC117836477 gene encoding protein DETOXIFICATION 40 — MGTASDHQQHAPLLSSPDGVGSEGAAAPSSSGEGGGGGGGHGVSAQLERILADESAPRGRRLARAARVELRMLVALAAPAVAVYMINYAMSLSTRIFCGQLGTLELAAASLGNVGIQVFAYGIMLGMGSAVETLCGQAYGAHRYEMLGVYMQRSFVLLAATGVPLAALYAFSNWILLLLGQSPEIAGAAWVFVLGLIPQIFAYAANFPIQKFLQAQSIVAPSAYISAATLAAHLALSYLVVYRLGLGLLGASLTLSASWWVIVVAQFVYIVTSRRCRLTWTGFSWQAFSGLPEFLRLSVASAVMLCLETWYSQITVLIAGLLKDPEIALDSLAVCMSISGWAFMGSVGFNAAASVRVSNELGAGHAKAASFSVKVVTTVSVVVASAIAAAVLCLRDYISYIFTRGDDVARAVSTMTPLLAVTIVLNGIQPVLSGVAVGCGWQAFVAYVNIACYYGIGIPLGCVLGFHFDLGAMGIWGGMIGGLVVQTLALIWVTFRTDWNKEVEQACMRLNKWEDKKKPLLAED; from the exons ATGGGAACGGCGAGCGATCACCAGCAGCACGCGCCGCTCCTGTCGTCGCCGGACGGCGTCGGATCAGAAGGCGCCGCGGCTCCGTCGTCGTCGGGagaaggtggcggtggcggcggcgggcacggggTGAGCGCGCAGCTGGAGCGCATCCTGGCAGACGAGTCGGCGCCCCgggggcggcggctggcgcgcgcggcgcgggtggaGCTCCGGATGCTTGTGgcgctggcggcgccggcggtggctgtGTACATGATCAACTACGCCATGTCCCTGTCCACGCGCATCTTCTGCGGCCAGCTCGGCACgctcgagctcgccgccgcctcgctcgGCAACGTCGGCATCCAGGTCTTCGCGTACGGCATCATG CTGGGCATGGGCAGCGCCGTGGAGACGCTGTGCGGGCAGGCGTACGGGGCGCACCGGTACGAGATGCTGGGCGTGTACATGCAGCGCTCCTTCGTTCtgctcgccgccaccggcgtccCTCTCGCTGCCCTTTACGCCTTCTCCAACtggatcctcctcctcctcggccagTCCCCGGagatcgccggcgccgcctgggTCTTCGTCCTCGGCCTCATCCCGCAGATCTTCGCGTACGCCGCCAACTTCCCCATCCAGAAGTTCCTGCAGGCGCAGAGCATCGTGGCGCCCAGCGCCTACATCTCCGCCGCCACGCTCGCCGCCCACCTCGCCCTCAGCTACCTCGTCGTCTACCGGCTCGGGCTCGGCCTCCTCGGCGCCTCCCTCACGCTCAGCGCCAGCTGGTGGGTCATCGTCGTCGCGCAGTTCGTCTACATAGTCACTAGTCGGCGCTGCCGGCTGACGTGGACCGGCTTCTCCTGGCAGGCATTCTCCGGCCTGCCGGAGTTCCTCAGGCTCTCGGTCGCGTCGGCGGTCATGCTCTGCCTCGAGACGTGGTACTCGCAGATCACCGTGCTCATAGCCGGGTTGCTCAAGGATCCGGAGATCGCGCTCGATTCGCTCGCGGTGTG CATGTCTATATCAGGATGGGCGTTTATGGGGTCAGTAGGCTTCAACGCTGCTGccag TGTGAGGGTGAGCAACGAGCTCGGAGCCGGGCACGCCAAGGCGGCGTCCTTCTCCGTCAAGGTCGTGACCACGGtgtcggtggtggtggcgtcggCCATAGCCGCCGCCGTGCTGTGCCTCCGCGACTACATCAGCTACATCTTCACCAGGGGAGACGACGTCGCGCGCGCCGTGTCCACCATGACCCCGCTGCTCGCCGTGACCATCGTTCTCAACGGCATCCAGCCCGTCCTGTCAG GTGTGGCGGTTGGCTGCGGTTGGCAAGCGTTCGTGGCGTATGTGAACATCGCCTGCTACTACGGCATCGGGATTCCCCTTGGATGCGTCCTGGGGTTCCACTTTGATCTGGGTGCCATG ggaatATGGGGTGGAATGATAGGTGGGTTGGTTGTCCAGACGCTTGCTCTTATATGGGTCACATTTCGCACCGATTGGAATAAAGAG GTAGAACAAGCGTGCATGAGGCTAAATAAATGGGAAGACAAAAAGAAGCCCCTTTTAGCCGAAGATTGA